TACATGGCGCGGGTGTACAGCAGCGAGCACCACTGGCGGGTCGAGCGATGGATCTACCGCGCGACGGGTGTGAACCCCGACGTCGACCAGAAGTGGTCGACGTACCTGCGCAGCGTGCTCGCGTTCTCGGCGATCTCGGTTCTCGGCCTCTACGTCATCCTGCGCGCGCAGCACCACCTGCCGTTCAGCCTCGGCTACGGCGGCATGCACGCGAGCCAGTCGTTCAACACCGCGGCCAGCTTCA
The Mycobacteriales bacterium genome window above contains:
- a CDS encoding potassium-transporting ATPase subunit KdpA, producing the protein MSSTTAGIVFIVSLVIALAASYKPLGDYMARVYSSEHHWRVERWIYRATGVNPDVDQKWSTYLRSVLAFSAISVLGLYVILRAQHHLPFSLGYGGMHASQSFNTAASF